Proteins from one Triticum aestivum cultivar Chinese Spring chromosome 7A, IWGSC CS RefSeq v2.1, whole genome shotgun sequence genomic window:
- the LOC123152630 gene encoding putative disease resistance protein RGA3, translated as MGSLLIPLLVRVAAKAGDALVTELLRAWGLDKSRQKLERHLAAVQSILLDADAKSHTNPAVRRWINDFKTAAYQADDVLDDFRYEVLRRRDAQLRCCSTTRKVLSYLTVNSPVVFRLSMSRKMKDALEMIDELVMEMNNFHFLQHAEVPSINHPQTYSHIDESKIVGRQDEKERVVKILLEHSDNSSDDADNNVLVLPIVGMGGIGKTTLAQLVYNDQRVKHHFELVLWVCVSDKFVIEEIIRSIIEVAMMKKCDFTQMEALRKELCEVLGNKRYLLVLDGVWSEDGQKWEAMRSLLNSHAGSGSSIIVTSRSDQVASIMGTLPPRKISLLNEDHSWELFHRNTFGRGVEKQEELISMAKSIVDKCKGLPLAIKTMATLLHSKHHNQWFSVLESDVWMNDVLATGVIPALQLSYDHLSSEAKICFSFCAIFPKDSMMNKDTLIQLWMANDFIASEARGQQIFDVLVWRCFLQDVEVQNNRFIHQPTTCKMHDLMHDLADSNLHHVKTTCKDPQMLVHYNMRFGICHYCKYLEKLPEGMRYMSSLRHIFLIQCDSLKCMPQGIGQLNSLVTLTNYVIGSDADRGIDQLRDLNLGGALSLTDLRKVHSAENSKQGNMSSKHNLKRLSLDWYGPSSINVGYEVDTNAEGILEALRPHKRLEVLMLSNYTGAKLSSWMNNSTLLEHLSELSLTGCKNCKDLPPLWQLPSLVSLCLNYFDSLASICIVNHDTHNGESCISPPPIFGKLETMVVSNMPKLERWHQEMAGQEADVSFPRLKKLNISKCPMLASMPKVLPLLEDLVARDIPLYHLMNLSVQSNLECKGSIEVEPAVGQLIVDDLHFDLHFSMSIDSYVFLRLRGLTDNVERFQGELNKVPSRFIKNLTIIDCDGLFSSEPCQMQRDIWNHFGFVEGMLVSCINNIVQWPAAKLGNLNHLRDLHFSGCSNLTGSLTSTISDRENILLPPLQSLTITDCEKLSEVPKLPPSLEILSISFCPNLVSMATIRNVDKLKALSVLECEALTTFPDGDYGVTKLGTLEMQRCPRLETLPEGLLQQLPALKMLWIRDCPNLEEEFSRGGAYWNFVEAIPYRYVGVQDQSMDPSAKCFTCL; from the exons GTGCTAAGCTACTTAACCGTCAATAGTCCTGTTGTTTTCCGTCTCTCGATGAGTAGGAAGATGAAGGATGCTCTTGAAATGATTGATGAACTGGTCATGGAGATGAACAATTTTCACTTCCTACAACATGCCGAGGTACCAAGCATCAATCATCCGCAAACATACTCTCATATTGATGAATCCAAGATTGTAGGCAGACAAGATGAGAAGGAACGAGTGGTGAAGATATTGCTTGAGCACTCCGACAATAGTAGTGATGATGCTGATAATAATGTCTTGGTGCTCCCCATAGTTGGTATGGGGGGGATTGGTAAGACTACCCTTGCCCAACTTGTGTACAATGATCAGAGGGTGAAGCATCATTTTGAGTTGGTCTTATGGGTCTGTGTCTCTGACAAGTTTGTTATCGAAGAAATAATCAGATCTATAATAGAAGTGGCCATGATGAAGAAGTGTGATTTCACTCAGATGGAGGCACTGCGAAAGGAACTTTGTGAAGTTTTGGGCAATAAAAGGTACCTCCTAGTATTGGatggtgtttggagtgaagatGGACAAAAGTGGGAGGCCATGAGATCATTGCTAAACTCACATGCTGGCTCAGGTAGTTCTATAATTGTGACAAGCCGAAGCGATCAAGTTGCTTCTATCATGGGCACACTTCCTCCACGTAAAATATCACTCCTAAATGAGGATCACTCATGGGAGCTTTTTCACAGAAACACATTTGGAAGGGGAGTGGAAAAGCAAGAGGAATTGATTTCAATGGCTAAGAGTATTGTCGACAAGTGTAAGGGATTGCCTCTTGCTATCAAAACCATGGCAACTTTACTTCATTCCAAGCATCACAATCAGTGGTTTTCTGTTCTGGAAAGTGATGTCTGGATGAATGATGTACTAGCAACCGGGGTTATACCTGCACTACAACTGAGCTATGATCACTTGTCATCGGAAGCAAAAATATGCTTTTCCTTTTGTGCCATTTTCCCCAAAGATAGCATGATGAATAAGGACACGTTAATCCAGCTATGGATGGCAAATGACTTTATTGCATCAGAAGCAAGAGGCCAACAAATTTTTGATGTGCTAGTTTGGAGATGTTTCCTACAAGATGTGGAAGTTCAAAACAATAGATTCATCCACCAACCAACTACTTGCAAGATGCATGATCTCATGCATGATCTTGCTGACTC AAACCTTCATCATGTCAAGACAACCTGCAAGGATCCACAGATGCTCGTACATTACAACATGAGGTTCGGCATTTGTCA TTACTGTAAATATCTTGAGAAATTACCAGAAGGGATGAGATATATGAGTAGTCTTCGACACATCTTCCTCATTCAATGTGATAGTCTGAAGTGCATGCCACAAGGTATTGGTCAGCTGAATTCTCTAGTGACATTAACAAATTATGTCATTGGTAGTGATGCAGATCGCGGAATTGATCAATTGAGAGATCTGAATCTGGGTGGtgctctttctttgactgatctgaGAAAAGTGCATAGTGCAGAAAATTCTAAACAAGGCAATATGTCTTCCAAGCATAATTTGAAACGATTGTCACTCGACTGGTATGGACCTTCTAGCATAAATGTTGGATATGAAGTAGATACTAATGCAGAAGGAATATTAGAGGCCCTTCGTCCTCACAAAAGGCTTGAAGTTTTAATGTTGTCCAATTATACTGGTGCTAAATTATCATCATGGATGAACAACTCTACACTGCTAGAACATCTCAGTGAACTTTCTCTGACTGGATGCAAGAATTGCAAGGATCTTCCACCATTATGGCAGCTGCCCTCCCTCGTGAGCTTGTGTTTGAATTATTTTGATAGCTTGGCAAGTATATGCATTGTTAATCATGATACACACAATGGGGAATCATGTATTTCTCCACCACCTATTTTTGGTAAATTGGAAACTATGGTAGTTTCAAACATGCCTAAGCTAGAGAGATGGCACCAAGAGATGGCGGGACAAGAAGCGGATGTATCATTCCCTCGTCTCAAGAAGCTAAATATTTCTAAATGCCCAATGCTAGCAAGCATGCCCAAGGTGCTCCCTTTGCTTGAAGATCTAGTGGCAAGAGACATTCCCCTTTACCATCTGATGAATCTGTCTGTGCAGTCTAATCTTGAGTGCAAAGGTTCCATTGAAGTGGAACCTGCGGTTGGTCAGTTGATTGTTGATGACCTTCATTTTGACCTTCATTTCTCGATGTCTATTGATTCTTATGTGTTCCTGAGACTGAGAGGTTTGACGGACAATGTAGAGCGCTTTCAAGGGGAGTTGAACAAAGTCCCTTCCAGATTTATTAAGAACCTGACTATAATAGATTGTGATGGCCTTTTCTCATCTGAACCATGCCAAATGCAACGAGATATATGGAACCATTTTGGTTTTGTTGAAGGAATGTTGGTTTCATGCATCAATAATATAGTACAATGGCCAGCGGCAAAATTGGGAAACTTGAATCATCTTCGAGATCTACATTTTTCTGGTTGCTCCAACTTAACTGGTTCACTTACATCAACAATATCTGATAGGGAAAACATCCTGCTTCCTCCACTCCAGAGTCTTACAATTACGGATTGTGAGAAATTGTCGGAGGTTCCAAAGTTGCCTCCATCTCTTGAAATTTTGTCGATCTCTTTTTGTCCCAACCTCGTGTCCATGGCAACAATTCGGAATGTCGACAAATTGAAAGCATTGAGTGTGCTTGAGTGTGAAGCCCTGACGACATTTCCAGATGGAGATTATGGAGTCACTAAACTCGGGACGTTGGAAATGCAGCGGTGCCCAAGGTTAGAGACACTACCAGAGGGACTCCTGCAGCAGCTCCCAGCCCTCAAGATGCTATGGATCAGAGACTGCCCCAACTTGGAAGAGGAATTCTCAAGAGGAGGCGCTTACTGGAATTTTGTTGAAGCAATTCCATACAGATATGTTGGCGTTCAAGATCAGTCCATGGACCCAAGCGCTAAATGCTTCACTTGCCTTTGA